One Nonomuraea angiospora DNA segment encodes these proteins:
- a CDS encoding sensor histidine kinase, translating to MSPPGRGSELERRLLKRARRRLTAQVAGAISLVLALAGVLVYCVMVHQQADSARRDLTAAVQRAPIAHPPPCVWLYLLRSDGTVESSPGAPRALPVRAPMDQVATGLPPRVEEVRVDGHAYLIRTQRRGDDTFQAALDLRYQDAERRRLLRTLGGAEIGGLLAALLVGQVISRRAIAPLGEALARQRRFAADVSHELRSPLTRLHTRAQLLSRRLRGGTDPILLIDEVDQLVTGTRQLGEVVEDLLQSAQLQQLRRPFGPVDLEVLASELAVAESARADAKGVTIEVRCEGPGDHVVRGVESALRRVLSALLDNALGHTRAGGHIWVTLSRERDLVRLTVRDDGVGFDPAHTERLFARFVGGGFGLGLALVREVVEGHHGTITADGRPGAGAAFTVSLPAGPADPPLWAPPAREPERRL from the coding sequence ATGAGCCCGCCGGGGCGGGGATCGGAGCTCGAACGGCGGCTGCTGAAGCGGGCCCGCCGGCGCCTCACCGCGCAGGTGGCCGGCGCGATCTCCCTGGTCCTGGCCCTGGCCGGGGTGCTGGTCTACTGCGTCATGGTGCACCAGCAGGCCGACTCCGCCCGGCGTGACCTGACCGCCGCCGTGCAGCGCGCCCCCATCGCCCACCCTCCTCCCTGCGTCTGGCTCTACCTGCTGAGGTCCGACGGCACCGTGGAGAGCTCCCCGGGCGCGCCGCGGGCGCTTCCCGTACGCGCGCCCATGGACCAGGTTGCCACCGGGTTGCCGCCCAGGGTCGAGGAGGTCCGGGTGGACGGGCACGCGTACCTCATCCGCACCCAGCGGCGCGGCGACGACACCTTCCAGGCGGCACTGGACCTGCGCTACCAGGACGCCGAACGCCGGCGGCTGCTGCGCACGCTCGGCGGTGCGGAGATCGGCGGCCTGCTGGCCGCGCTGCTGGTGGGCCAGGTCATCTCCCGCCGCGCCATCGCGCCGCTCGGCGAGGCCCTGGCCCGCCAGCGCCGCTTCGCCGCCGACGTCAGCCACGAGCTGCGCAGCCCGCTGACCCGCCTGCACACCCGCGCCCAGCTCCTGTCCCGCCGGCTGAGGGGCGGCACGGACCCGATCCTGCTCATCGACGAGGTGGACCAGCTCGTGACCGGCACCAGGCAACTGGGCGAGGTGGTCGAGGACCTGCTCCAGTCGGCCCAGCTCCAGCAGTTGCGCCGCCCGTTCGGGCCGGTCGACCTCGAGGTGCTGGCCTCCGAACTGGCCGTGGCCGAGAGCGCCCGCGCGGACGCCAAGGGAGTGACGATCGAGGTCCGGTGCGAGGGGCCGGGCGATCACGTGGTGCGCGGCGTGGAGTCCGCGCTGCGCCGCGTGCTCTCGGCCCTCCTGGACAACGCCCTGGGCCACACGCGCGCGGGCGGCCACATCTGGGTGACCCTGTCCCGGGAGCGCGACCTGGTCCGGCTGACCGTGCGCGACGACGGGGTGGGCTTCGACCCCGCGCACACCGAACGCCTTTTCGCCCGGTTCGTGGGGGGCGGCTTCGGGCTGGGGCTGGCGCTGGTACGGGAGGTGGTGGAGGGTCACCACGGCACCATCACCGCGGACGGCCGCCCGGGCGCCGGCGCCGCCTTCACCGTCAGCCTGCCCGCCGGTCCCGCTGACCCGCCGCTGTGGGCGCCACCGGCCCGCGAGCCCGAACGCCGCCTCTGA
- a CDS encoding HD domain-containing protein — protein MPVGDPAVLGRDWAVLAGDSPASLATGAELIARWSEPHRRYHTLDHLAAVLAGIAQLAAAADDLPAVLLAAWFHDAVYDGRPGLDEERSAQLAQSRLPRCGVPAARVAEVARLVRLTAAHDTLAAGDRDGAVLCDADLAVLGLPGYDDYAGRIRQEYAHVPDELFRAGRAEVLRRLLAVPRLYRTGRARELWEERARSNMTRELASLTSDRDTP, from the coding sequence GTGCCGGTTGGGGACCCGGCGGTGCTGGGGCGGGACTGGGCGGTGCTCGCGGGGGACTCGCCGGCGTCCCTCGCCACGGGGGCGGAGCTGATCGCCCGCTGGTCCGAGCCGCACCGCCGCTACCACACCCTCGACCACCTGGCCGCCGTGCTCGCCGGGATCGCCCAGCTCGCGGCCGCGGCGGACGACCTGCCCGCCGTGCTCCTGGCCGCCTGGTTCCACGACGCCGTCTACGACGGGCGGCCGGGCCTGGACGAGGAGCGCAGCGCCCAGCTCGCGCAGTCGAGGCTGCCCAGGTGCGGGGTCCCCGCCGCACGGGTCGCCGAGGTGGCCCGGCTGGTACGCCTCACCGCCGCCCACGACACGCTGGCCGCCGGCGACCGCGACGGCGCCGTCCTGTGCGACGCCGACCTGGCCGTGCTGGGGCTGCCCGGCTACGACGACTACGCGGGGCGGATCCGGCAGGAGTACGCCCACGTGCCCGACGAGCTGTTCAGGGCGGGACGGGCCGAGGTGCTGCGCCGCCTGCTGGCCGTACCGCGCCTCTACCGGACCGGACGCGCCCGCGAGCTGTGGGAGGAACGGGCGCGGTCGAACATGACACGCGAGCTGGCATCGCTCACGTCGGACCGCGACACGCCATGA
- a CDS encoding SDR family NAD(P)-dependent oxidoreductase — protein sequence MSGRGVLVTGASRGIGRAVAAAFAAQGDRVAIHHRDSAKEAQELLAELPGQGHTIVRGDLADPEAVRGMVDAAAGALGGIEVLVNNAATYFHHPLTELSYEEWQDAWRRTLDINLVGTANVIWCAVQHMPAGGRVINVSSRGAFRGEPDSPAYGASKAGLNALGQSLAVSLAPRGIAVAAVAPGFVETDMTTEYLTGPGGDAIRAQSPFGRVARPEEIAAAVVYLASPAAEWASGAVLDLNGASYLR from the coding sequence ATGAGCGGGCGTGGAGTTCTTGTCACAGGCGCGTCGAGAGGTATCGGGCGGGCGGTCGCGGCGGCCTTCGCCGCGCAGGGCGACCGGGTCGCGATCCATCACCGGGACTCCGCGAAGGAGGCCCAGGAGCTGCTGGCGGAGCTGCCCGGCCAGGGGCACACGATCGTGCGGGGCGACCTGGCCGACCCGGAGGCGGTGCGCGGCATGGTGGACGCGGCGGCGGGCGCCCTGGGCGGGATCGAGGTGCTGGTCAACAACGCCGCCACCTACTTCCACCATCCCCTCACGGAGCTGTCGTACGAGGAGTGGCAGGACGCCTGGCGGCGCACGCTCGACATCAATCTGGTGGGGACGGCCAACGTCATCTGGTGCGCCGTCCAGCACATGCCCGCCGGCGGCCGCGTGATCAACGTCTCCTCGCGCGGCGCCTTCCGCGGCGAGCCGGACAGCCCCGCGTACGGGGCGAGCAAGGCAGGGCTGAACGCGCTGGGCCAGTCGCTGGCCGTCTCGCTCGCCCCGCGCGGGATCGCGGTGGCGGCCGTGGCGCCCGGCTTCGTCGAGACGGACATGACGACCGAGTACCTCACGGGGCCCGGGGGAGACGCGATCCGGGCGCAGAGCCCGTTCGGGCGGGTGGCGCGGCCGGAGGAGATCGCGGCGGCCGTCGTCTACCTCGCCTCACCGGCCGCCGAGTGGGCCAGCGGCGCCGTGCTCGACCTCAACGGCGCCTCCTACCTGCGCTGA
- a CDS encoding HAD family hydrolase, which yields MNEPVIDLTTISAVLFDTDGVVTDTARGHAAAWKHVFDAFLRGRSTPFDIRDDYLRYVDGRPRLDGIRTFLGARGITVPEGSPDDEPGAATVHGLGLAKDQVFMAQVDKYGVAAFPSTVSLLHELRQRGARTAAVSASLHGRKLVTSAGVLHLFDLVVDGNDAALMNLPGKPDPALFLEAARRLALPAAGAAVVDAALPGVEAGGKGGFGLVVAVARDGAEAAELRAAGAEVVVSDLSELAVRGRVPPTTA from the coding sequence GTGAACGAGCCTGTCATCGATCTGACCACGATCAGCGCCGTCCTGTTCGACACCGACGGCGTGGTAACCGACACCGCTCGGGGGCACGCGGCCGCCTGGAAGCACGTCTTCGACGCCTTTCTGCGCGGCCGCTCGACACCGTTCGACATCCGGGACGACTATCTGCGGTACGTGGACGGCCGCCCGCGCCTCGACGGCATCCGTACCTTCCTCGGGGCACGCGGCATCACGGTGCCCGAGGGTTCGCCCGACGACGAGCCCGGCGCGGCCACCGTGCACGGGCTCGGCCTGGCCAAGGACCAGGTCTTCATGGCCCAGGTGGACAAGTACGGGGTGGCCGCGTTCCCGTCCACGGTCTCGCTCCTGCACGAGCTGCGGCAGCGGGGCGCGCGTACGGCGGCCGTCTCCGCCAGCCTGCACGGTCGCAAGCTGGTCACGTCGGCCGGTGTGCTGCACCTGTTCGACCTGGTGGTGGACGGCAACGACGCGGCCCTGATGAACCTGCCCGGCAAGCCCGACCCCGCCCTCTTCCTGGAGGCGGCGCGCCGGCTGGCGCTGCCCGCCGCCGGGGCCGCGGTGGTGGACGCGGCGCTGCCCGGGGTGGAGGCGGGCGGGAAGGGCGGGTTCGGGCTGGTCGTCGCGGTGGCCAGGGACGGGGCGGAGGCGGCGGAGCTGCGCGCGGCGGGGGCCGAGGTCGTGGTGTCCGACCTGAGCGAGCTGGCGGTCCGTGGCAGGGTCCCGCCCACGACGGCGTGA
- a CDS encoding ATP-binding protein has product MTAPHPPGTLTTATILFTDVVSSTAMRIRLGEERANEVFRRLYQLLRSVVTASGSTFTKSLGDGLMAVFDSATAGLDAVIAVQQAVADENERAPDKISIRAALAAGDVCWGHDDVSGLPTVEAARLVAIAEGGQVLCTDLVRRLAQGRSRHEFKDLGRLPGKGLREPLHTYELHWQSADHHQVAGLAPWLEDGHVLPFVGRDEQLRALDGELAAAEFGSGLVILQGDSGVGKTRLASEVARRALKRQFTVLAGRCTDPARRAYEPIAGAVERLARASPALLLRAGVDQQCGQLVRLAPSLAAPPLSLEVPPATEPVSERYHLMAAARTLIERLTTVRPVLLVIDDLQWATLESLQMLNALMWDAEALPLLVLATSRPLPAESALPELHKLTADSRTIEVPSFGLDEVSHALAEVRGGGDSELLHRITGGNAFLVSEVVRELAAGKELDGLTVPDSVTRMVMARLSQLHPDARDLVNLLAVGERMESAELRAGLGLDEARFVAAVEEAMGAGLVTMSDGGSCRFSHELTRTALYAKLSAPRAGLLHGKVADALCQTDPRAMETRPYVVATHLLAAAGHGRDPARVSAAADAAVHAAQHALAGLAHREAVTWYQRVLDLLADFPGATLERRAELLVECGRAMWLAGDPDARQTLVRAADLARQCERPDLIVIAALGGDRGFSTISAAPDQQRIALLTEARKLVDSTDLSTRALLAAQLASELIWAPDGERRFALSDEAVALARKSGDPRTLAGVLGQRSLTIIPADPLHQRHRDGDEMLEAARRTGDDLALFHAYVQRTPPVLDGGDVTRAAMLLDEADELARRLAQPHLNWLIGYSRAGLTLMQGDLAQAESEAQAALRLGSEIGRRLEAVAIYAEQIAEIRRLQGRLWELRDRLRRAAQAPRVDPVHAILRYLCELPDEEAGPLLDRILADNGAVPPRNMAHRPALDNLAVAASHLGRAELAGQLYGSLAADGETFGHGAVAHHCGHHYLAHLCVATGSPQRAAEHFEAAAEVHERQGVPLMLAESLLDWADLLDGGEVSGPKPADLRKWCASLLPGRGAILLERRLR; this is encoded by the coding sequence GTGACCGCTCCGCACCCGCCCGGCACGCTGACCACGGCGACCATCCTGTTCACCGACGTGGTCAGCTCCACCGCCATGCGCATCAGGCTGGGCGAGGAACGCGCCAACGAGGTCTTCCGCCGCCTCTACCAGCTGCTGCGCTCCGTGGTGACGGCCAGCGGCTCGACGTTCACCAAGAGCCTGGGCGACGGGCTGATGGCCGTCTTCGACTCGGCCACGGCCGGGCTCGACGCGGTCATCGCGGTGCAGCAGGCGGTGGCCGACGAGAACGAGCGCGCCCCCGACAAGATCTCCATCAGGGCCGCGCTCGCCGCCGGCGACGTGTGCTGGGGCCACGACGACGTCAGCGGGCTGCCGACCGTCGAGGCGGCCCGGCTGGTCGCCATCGCGGAGGGCGGCCAGGTGCTCTGCACCGACCTGGTGCGGCGGCTGGCGCAGGGGCGCAGCCGGCACGAGTTCAAGGACCTGGGGCGGCTGCCGGGCAAGGGGCTGCGCGAGCCGCTGCACACGTACGAGCTGCACTGGCAGAGCGCCGACCACCACCAGGTCGCCGGGCTGGCCCCCTGGCTGGAGGACGGTCACGTGCTGCCGTTCGTCGGCCGGGACGAGCAGCTTCGGGCGCTCGACGGGGAGCTGGCGGCCGCCGAGTTCGGCAGCGGGCTGGTGATCCTCCAGGGCGACTCGGGGGTCGGCAAGACCCGGCTGGCCTCGGAGGTGGCCCGGCGGGCGCTCAAGCGGCAGTTCACGGTGCTGGCCGGGCGGTGCACGGATCCGGCGCGACGGGCGTACGAGCCGATCGCCGGGGCGGTGGAGCGGCTGGCCCGCGCCTCGCCCGCGCTGCTGCTGCGGGCCGGGGTCGACCAGCAGTGCGGCCAGCTCGTCCGCCTGGCGCCCTCGCTGGCCGCTCCCCCGCTGTCGCTGGAGGTGCCGCCGGCCACCGAGCCCGTGTCGGAGCGCTACCACCTGATGGCGGCGGCCCGCACGCTGATCGAGCGCCTGACCACCGTACGGCCGGTGCTGCTGGTGATCGACGACCTGCAGTGGGCGACGCTGGAGTCGCTGCAGATGCTCAACGCCCTCATGTGGGACGCCGAGGCCCTGCCGCTGCTGGTCCTGGCCACCTCCCGGCCCCTGCCGGCCGAGTCGGCCCTGCCGGAGCTGCACAAGCTGACGGCCGACAGCCGCACGATCGAGGTCCCCTCCTTCGGGCTGGACGAGGTCTCCCACGCGCTGGCGGAGGTGCGCGGCGGCGGCGACTCCGAGCTGCTGCACCGGATCACCGGCGGCAACGCGTTCCTGGTCAGCGAGGTGGTCAGGGAGCTGGCCGCGGGCAAGGAGCTCGACGGCCTGACCGTGCCCGACTCGGTGACGAGGATGGTCATGGCCCGGCTCTCGCAGCTCCACCCGGACGCCAGAGACCTGGTCAACCTGCTGGCCGTCGGCGAGCGCATGGAGTCGGCCGAGCTGCGGGCGGGGCTGGGGCTCGACGAGGCCCGGTTCGTGGCCGCGGTGGAGGAGGCCATGGGCGCGGGCCTGGTCACCATGTCGGACGGCGGGTCCTGCCGGTTCTCCCACGAGCTGACCAGGACCGCCCTCTACGCCAAGCTGTCCGCGCCGCGGGCGGGGCTGCTGCACGGCAAGGTCGCCGACGCGTTGTGCCAGACCGACCCGCGCGCCATGGAGACCCGCCCGTACGTCGTGGCCACCCACCTGCTGGCCGCCGCCGGGCACGGCCGCGACCCGGCCCGGGTCAGCGCGGCGGCGGACGCGGCCGTGCACGCCGCGCAGCACGCGCTGGCCGGGCTGGCGCACCGCGAGGCGGTCACCTGGTACCAGCGGGTGCTCGACCTGCTGGCGGACTTCCCCGGCGCCACGCTGGAGCGGCGCGCGGAGCTGCTGGTGGAGTGCGGCCGGGCCATGTGGCTGGCCGGCGACCCCGACGCCAGGCAGACCCTCGTGCGGGCGGCCGACCTGGCCAGGCAGTGCGAGCGCCCCGACCTGATCGTGATCGCGGCGCTGGGCGGCGACCGCGGCTTCTCCACCATCTCGGCGGCGCCCGACCAGCAGCGCATCGCGCTGCTGACCGAGGCGCGCAAGCTGGTCGACTCCACCGACCTGAGCACCCGGGCGCTGCTGGCGGCCCAGCTCGCCTCCGAGCTCATCTGGGCGCCCGACGGCGAGCGGCGTTTCGCGCTGAGCGACGAGGCCGTGGCGCTGGCCCGCAAGTCGGGCGATCCGCGCACGCTCGCCGGCGTGCTGGGGCAGCGCAGCCTGACGATCATCCCCGCCGACCCGCTGCACCAGCGCCACCGCGACGGCGACGAGATGCTGGAGGCGGCCCGCCGCACGGGGGACGACCTGGCGCTGTTCCACGCGTACGTGCAGCGCACTCCCCCCGTGCTCGACGGCGGCGACGTGACCAGGGCCGCGATGCTGCTCGACGAGGCCGACGAGCTGGCGCGCCGGCTGGCCCAGCCGCACCTCAACTGGCTGATCGGCTACTCCAGGGCCGGCCTGACGCTGATGCAGGGCGACCTGGCGCAGGCCGAGTCGGAGGCGCAGGCGGCCCTGCGGCTCGGCTCGGAGATCGGCCGCCGCCTGGAGGCCGTGGCCATCTACGCGGAGCAGATCGCCGAGATCCGGCGGTTGCAGGGGCGGCTGTGGGAGCTGCGCGACCGGCTCCGCCGGGCCGCCCAGGCGCCGCGCGTGGACCCGGTCCACGCGATCCTGCGGTATCTGTGCGAGCTGCCCGACGAGGAGGCCGGGCCCCTGCTCGACCGCATCCTGGCTGACAACGGGGCCGTTCCGCCCCGCAACATGGCCCACCGGCCCGCCCTGGACAACCTCGCCGTGGCCGCCTCCCACCTGGGGCGGGCGGAGCTGGCCGGGCAGCTGTACGGCTCGCTGGCCGCCGACGGGGAGACGTTCGGCCACGGGGCGGTGGCCCACCACTGCGGGCACCACTACCTGGCGCACCTGTGCGTGGCGACGGGCTCGCCGCAGCGGGCGGCCGAGCACTTCGAGGCGGCGGCCGAGGTGCACGAGCGGCAGGGGGTGCCGCTCATGCTGGCGGAGTCGCTGCTCGACTGGGCCGACCTGCTGGACGGGGGCGAGGTGAGCGGGCCCAAGCCGGCCGACCTGCGCAAGTGGTGCGCCTCGCTGCTGCCGGGGCGCGGCGCGATCCTGCTGGAGCGGCGGCTGCGCTGA
- a CDS encoding RNA polymerase sigma factor encodes MYVDTIERPDTATLVSAAQDGDAMAWERLIEEFSPMLKTRIRRFRLSHEDAQDVLQTTWLLAWQNLRSVADGQRMAGWLATIAFRECLKLTKRTKEICTPDLDTLGSTDDVDRELARIWLAGTLDELVEELPAAQRVLFRALTETSEPHYVDVARRLGRPVGSIGPTRARTFAKLRGLLQAREITRDFLD; translated from the coding sequence ATGTACGTGGACACCATCGAACGGCCCGATACCGCCACCCTCGTATCGGCCGCCCAGGACGGCGACGCCATGGCCTGGGAGCGGCTGATCGAGGAGTTCAGCCCCATGCTCAAGACCCGAATCCGCCGGTTCAGGCTCAGCCACGAGGACGCCCAGGACGTGCTCCAGACGACCTGGCTGCTGGCCTGGCAGAACCTCAGGAGCGTGGCGGACGGCCAGCGCATGGCGGGCTGGCTGGCCACCATCGCCTTCCGCGAGTGCCTGAAGCTCACCAAGCGGACGAAGGAGATCTGCACCCCTGACCTCGACACGCTGGGCAGCACGGACGACGTGGACAGGGAGCTGGCCAGGATCTGGCTGGCCGGCACGCTCGACGAGCTGGTCGAGGAGCTGCCGGCGGCGCAGCGGGTCCTGTTCAGAGCGCTCACGGAAACCTCCGAGCCGCACTACGTGGACGTGGCGCGCAGGCTGGGCAGGCCGGTCGGGAGCATCGGGCCCACCCGAGCCCGCACGTTCGCGAAGCTCCGCGGGCTCCTGCAGGCCCGCGAGATCACCAGGGACTTCCTCGACTGA
- a CDS encoding Crp/Fnr family transcriptional regulator — translation MSGFPSDVQPVASVLAEIPLFRVLGESGIENTARAGIARRYRAGQIIIHQGDPGESLYVVLDGLVKVVFTTEHGDEIVLNMLGRGDTFGELALLDNSPRSASIVTVRPAWVFALPRARLLELMREHPGLADEFLRLLGHMVRRLTDQAADLAFLDLGGRLAKLLLQLADKHGHDDGVVDLPGLTQSDLAALIGASRPAVNRALQSLVARNLIAVKGRAITLLDVAALRKRGGL, via the coding sequence ATGAGCGGGTTCCCGAGCGATGTCCAGCCGGTGGCCTCCGTGCTGGCGGAGATCCCGCTGTTCCGCGTACTCGGAGAGAGCGGCATCGAGAACACGGCGCGGGCCGGGATCGCGCGGCGATACCGGGCCGGGCAGATCATCATCCACCAGGGGGATCCGGGAGAGTCCCTCTACGTGGTGCTGGACGGCCTGGTGAAGGTGGTGTTCACGACCGAGCACGGCGACGAGATCGTGCTCAACATGCTGGGCCGCGGCGACACCTTCGGCGAGCTGGCGCTGCTGGACAACTCGCCGCGCTCGGCGTCGATCGTGACGGTGCGCCCCGCGTGGGTGTTCGCGCTGCCCAGGGCGCGGCTCCTGGAGCTGATGCGCGAGCATCCCGGGCTGGCCGACGAGTTCCTTCGCCTGCTCGGCCACATGGTGCGCAGGCTCACCGACCAGGCGGCCGACCTGGCCTTCCTCGACCTGGGCGGGCGGCTGGCCAAGCTGCTGCTGCAACTGGCCGACAAGCACGGCCACGACGACGGGGTGGTGGACCTGCCCGGGTTGACGCAGTCCGACCTCGCCGCGCTCATCGGCGCGTCGCGGCCGGCGGTCAACCGGGCGCTGCAGTCCCTCGTGGCGAGAAACCTCATCGCCGTCAAAGGCCGGGCGATCACGCTGCTGGACGTCGCCGCCCTGCGGAAACGGGGCGGCCTCTGA
- a CDS encoding DUF4031 domain-containing protein, protein MTVLIDPPNWPGPRGLMWSHLVSDRSLEELHDFASRLGVPERAFDRDHYDVPETVHARAVELGAEAVSSRELLLRLVASGLRRRKRR, encoded by the coding sequence GTGACCGTTCTCATCGACCCGCCCAACTGGCCCGGGCCGCGCGGCCTGATGTGGTCGCACCTGGTCAGCGACCGCTCGCTGGAGGAGCTGCACGACTTCGCCTCGCGGCTGGGGGTGCCGGAGCGGGCCTTCGACCGGGACCACTACGACGTGCCGGAGACCGTGCACGCCCGGGCGGTGGAGCTGGGGGCCGAGGCGGTCAGCTCGCGCGAGCTGCTCCTGCGGCTGGTCGCGTCCGGACTGCGCCGCCGTAAGCGCCGCTGA
- a CDS encoding alpha-hydroxy acid oxidase gives MPRRPRLSRARRVADAADIADLRLLARRRAPHMVFDYVDGAAEGELSMARAVEAFRRVEFSPRVLRDVSRAPTAVEILGRRIAMPVVLGPTGFTRMMHREGERAVARAAERAGVPYTLSTMGTTTAAGVAAAAPGGWNWFQLYVVRDRARNLETLALAREAGMDVLVVTVDVPVAGARLRDVRHGLTVPPSLRWRSALQALRHPAWWFDFLTSEPLRFATIEGAPDDLPGLTNLMFDPSVTMDDLEWIRSAWQGRLLVKGVQRVDDAKDLAALGVDGLVVSNHGGRQLDRAATPLELLPQVVAAVGDRTEVFLDGGVRNGADVAAAVALGARACFIGRAYLYGLMAGGEIGVRRALELLRAELVRTLQLLGAGGIDGLTPDMVRLRVGTGI, from the coding sequence GTGCCCCGGCGTCCGCGGCTGTCCAGGGCGCGGCGGGTGGCCGACGCCGCCGACATCGCCGATCTCCGGCTGCTCGCCAGGAGACGCGCCCCGCACATGGTGTTCGACTACGTGGACGGCGCGGCCGAGGGCGAGCTGTCGATGGCCAGGGCGGTGGAGGCGTTCCGGCGGGTGGAGTTCAGCCCGCGGGTCCTGCGCGACGTGTCGCGGGCCCCGACCGCGGTCGAGATCCTGGGCAGGCGGATCGCGATGCCGGTCGTGCTCGGGCCCACCGGGTTCACCCGGATGATGCACCGCGAGGGCGAGCGGGCCGTGGCCAGGGCGGCCGAGCGCGCGGGCGTCCCCTACACGCTGTCCACGATGGGCACCACGACGGCCGCCGGCGTGGCCGCCGCCGCGCCCGGCGGGTGGAACTGGTTCCAGCTGTACGTGGTCCGCGACCGCGCGCGCAACCTGGAGACGCTCGCCCTGGCCCGCGAGGCGGGCATGGACGTGCTGGTCGTGACCGTCGACGTGCCGGTGGCGGGGGCGCGGCTGCGCGACGTGCGGCACGGCCTGACGGTCCCGCCGTCCCTGCGCTGGCGCAGCGCGCTGCAGGCGCTGCGGCACCCGGCGTGGTGGTTCGACTTCCTCACCAGCGAGCCGCTGAGGTTCGCCACCATCGAAGGCGCCCCGGACGATCTGCCGGGGCTCACGAACCTGATGTTCGACCCCTCCGTGACCATGGACGACCTGGAGTGGATCCGCTCGGCGTGGCAGGGGCGGCTGCTGGTCAAGGGCGTGCAGCGGGTGGACGACGCCAAGGACCTGGCCGCCCTCGGGGTGGACGGCCTGGTGGTGTCCAACCACGGCGGGCGGCAGCTCGACCGGGCCGCCACGCCGCTGGAGCTGCTGCCCCAGGTCGTGGCCGCCGTGGGGGATCGCACGGAGGTGTTCCTGGACGGAGGCGTCCGCAACGGGGCCGACGTCGCCGCCGCGGTCGCGCTCGGCGCGCGGGCCTGTTTCATCGGCCGGGCCTACCTGTACGGCCTGATGGCGGGCGGCGAGATCGGGGTGCGGCGGGCGCTGGAGCTGCTGCGCGCGGAGCTCGTACGCACCCTTCAGCTGCTCGGCGCCGGCGGGATCGACGGGCTCACCCCCGACATGGTGCGTCTCAGGGTCGGCACCGGCATCTGA
- a CDS encoding oxygenase MpaB family protein: MNDHERWPEERFRQLRQQADPDIDKVVAGYLDDQPPGSGPLELVKAVIQELAAAKREARAPSGEPPASAIFEAIDFAADLPDWGDDRELLAKGQAVFADYGLYQSAALFCKCLPMAYVEVSSAKVLAGVSRLATHSLTRRVAETGQMLVDVMGLKATNSLEPGRPGHTTALGLRILHSFVRALVNERFGDHWDTARFGPPVNQELLLATIFDFSVVTWEALESMGVTLSEEQRAAHLYTWSVFGHLMGVEACRDRPLTLEDVEPVSERLGRLYESSDEGRRLMARLLEEMEEFMHLGWRKLPRSLVHWVFRDAEYGADRVPELLGVPKPAWWFTALFAAGRAANRHAALAGPVDGVVRWLVRRLGRQIVVALVDRHSDGQAAFRIPEDLAGAWRIRQSRTAVKTRELRRTVRQKVRAPARRLKERPT, translated from the coding sequence ATGAACGATCACGAACGCTGGCCGGAGGAGAGATTCCGCCAGCTGCGACAGCAGGCCGACCCGGACATCGACAAGGTCGTGGCCGGATACCTGGACGACCAGCCCCCGGGAAGCGGGCCCCTGGAGCTGGTGAAGGCGGTGATCCAGGAGCTGGCGGCGGCCAAGCGGGAGGCCAGGGCGCCGTCGGGCGAGCCGCCCGCCTCCGCGATCTTCGAGGCCATCGACTTCGCCGCGGACCTGCCCGATTGGGGCGACGACCGCGAGCTGCTGGCCAAGGGGCAGGCCGTCTTCGCCGACTACGGGCTCTACCAGTCGGCCGCGCTCTTCTGCAAGTGCCTGCCCATGGCGTACGTGGAGGTGTCCAGCGCCAAGGTGCTGGCCGGCGTGTCCCGGCTGGCCACGCACAGCCTCACCCGCCGGGTGGCCGAGACCGGCCAGATGCTGGTCGACGTGATGGGCTTGAAAGCGACCAACAGCCTGGAGCCGGGCCGCCCCGGGCACACCACGGCGCTCGGCCTGCGGATCCTGCACTCCTTCGTCCGCGCCCTGGTCAACGAGCGGTTCGGTGACCACTGGGACACCGCGCGGTTCGGCCCTCCGGTCAACCAGGAGCTCCTGCTGGCCACCATCTTCGACTTCTCTGTGGTGACATGGGAGGCTTTGGAGAGTATGGGCGTGACGCTCTCCGAGGAGCAGCGTGCGGCCCACCTCTACACGTGGAGCGTGTTCGGCCATCTCATGGGCGTGGAGGCCTGCCGTGACCGGCCTCTCACGCTCGAGGACGTCGAGCCGGTCAGCGAGCGCCTGGGCCGCCTGTACGAGTCCAGCGACGAGGGCCGCCGGCTGATGGCCAGGCTGCTGGAGGAGATGGAGGAGTTCATGCACCTGGGGTGGCGCAAGCTGCCGCGCAGCCTGGTGCACTGGGTCTTCCGCGACGCCGAGTACGGCGCCGACCGGGTGCCCGAGCTGCTGGGCGTGCCCAAGCCCGCCTGGTGGTTCACCGCGCTGTTCGCGGCCGGCCGGGCGGCCAACCGGCACGCGGCGCTCGCCGGCCCGGTGGACGGCGTCGTCCGCTGGCTGGTGCGCAGGCTCGGGCGGCAGATCGTGGTCGCCCTGGTCGACCGCCACTCCGACGGGCAGGCGGCCTTCCGGATCCCCGAGGACCTGGCCGGCGCCTGGCGGATCAGGCAGTCGCGCACCGCCGTGAAGACGCGCGAGCTGCGCCGCACGGTCCGCCAGAAGGTACGCGCGCCCGCGCGGCGGCTGAAGGAGCGGCCCACGTGA